In Bradyrhizobium sp. 1(2017), one DNA window encodes the following:
- a CDS encoding TRAP transporter substrate-binding protein, whose product MRTFAIAASIAVLALGLTGPALAQSPIIIKFSHVVATDTPKGKGAEKFKELAEKYTGGKVKVEVYPNSTLYKDKEELEALQLGSVQMLAPSNSKFGPLGIREFEVFDLPYILPDLKTLRKVTEGPLGAKLLKLLDAKGITGLAYWDNGFKQMSANKKLVTPADYQGVKFRIQSSRVLQAQFKALSSLPQVMAFSEVYQALQTGVVDGQENTWSNIYTQKMHEVQKYITETNHGYIGYVVIVNKKFWDDLPADIRDQLSKAMKEATAYSNAQSQKENDDALAEIKKSGKSEIIKLTPEQDEAMRKAMEPVYKDAAGRVGQSLIDEFQKEAKSTTN is encoded by the coding sequence ATGCGCACCTTCGCGATCGCCGCGTCCATCGCGGTATTGGCACTTGGCCTGACCGGGCCGGCACTGGCCCAATCGCCGATCATCATCAAGTTCAGCCACGTCGTCGCCACGGACACGCCGAAGGGCAAGGGGGCGGAGAAGTTCAAGGAGCTCGCCGAGAAGTACACCGGCGGCAAGGTCAAGGTCGAGGTCTATCCGAACTCGACGCTCTACAAGGACAAGGAAGAGCTCGAGGCGCTGCAGCTCGGCAGCGTGCAGATGCTGGCGCCGTCCAACTCGAAATTCGGTCCGCTCGGCATCCGCGAGTTCGAGGTGTTCGATCTGCCCTACATCCTTCCGGACCTGAAGACGCTGCGGAAGGTGACGGAAGGCCCCCTCGGCGCAAAGCTGCTCAAGCTGCTGGACGCCAAGGGCATCACCGGACTTGCCTATTGGGACAACGGCTTCAAGCAGATGAGCGCCAACAAGAAGCTGGTGACGCCGGCCGATTATCAGGGCGTGAAATTCCGCATCCAGTCCTCGCGCGTTCTGCAGGCCCAGTTCAAGGCGCTCAGCTCGCTGCCGCAGGTCATGGCGTTCTCGGAAGTCTACCAGGCACTCCAGACCGGCGTGGTCGACGGACAGGAGAACACCTGGTCGAACATCTATACCCAGAAGATGCACGAGGTGCAGAAGTACATCACCGAAACCAATCACGGTTACATCGGCTACGTCGTGATCGTGAACAAGAAGTTCTGGGACGATCTGCCGGCCGATATCCGCGACCAGCTTTCGAAGGCGATGAAGGAGGCGACCGCCTACAGCAACGCGCAGTCGCAGAAGGAGAATGACGACGCGCTCGCCGAAATCAAGAAGAGCGGCAAGAGCGAGATCATCAAGCTCACGCCGGAGCAGGACGAGGCGATGCGCAAGGCGATGGAGCCGGTCTACAAGGACGCCGCAGGCCGCGTCGGCCAGTCGCTGATCGACGAGTTCCAGAAGGAAGCCAAGAGCACCACGAACTGA
- a CDS encoding 2-isopropylmalate synthase, with the protein MATVNKSDKDRVIIFDTTLRDGEQCPGATMTFEEKLEVAELLDDMGVDVIEAGFPITSEGDFQAVSEIARRSKNAVIAGLSRAHPADIDRCAEAVKFAKRGRVHTVIATSPLHMRVKLNKTPEQVIETSVAMVARARNQIDDVEWSAEDGTRSEMDFLCRIVEAVIKAGATTVNIPDTVGYTVPEEYTHFMKTLIERVPNSDKAVFSVHCHNDLGMAVANSLAGIVGGARQVECTINGIGERAGNAALEEIVMAINVRNDKFPYWNKIDTTQLTRASKVVSAATSFPVQYNKAIVGRNAFAHESGIHQDGVLKDASTYEIMRPEMVGLKQSSLVLGKHSGRHAFVHKLEEMGYKLGPNQLEDAFTRMKALADRKKDIYDEDIEALVDEEMAASHDRIKLTSLTVIAGTHGPQRATMKLDVDGQIKIEEAEGNGPVDAVFNCIKRLVPHEAKLELYQVHAVTEGTDAQAEVSVRLSHDGRSMTARAADPDTLVASAKAYLGALNKIVMKRQRDTVTTAAAS; encoded by the coding sequence ATGGCCACCGTGAACAAGTCCGACAAGGACCGCGTCATCATTTTCGACACCACGTTGCGCGACGGCGAGCAATGCCCCGGCGCCACCATGACCTTCGAGGAGAAGCTGGAGGTCGCCGAGCTGCTGGACGATATGGGCGTCGACGTCATCGAAGCCGGCTTTCCGATCACCTCCGAAGGTGACTTCCAGGCGGTCAGCGAGATCGCGCGCCGCTCCAAGAACGCCGTCATTGCCGGCCTGTCCCGCGCGCATCCGGCCGACATCGACCGCTGCGCCGAGGCGGTGAAATTCGCCAAGCGCGGCCGCGTCCACACCGTGATCGCGACCTCGCCGCTGCACATGCGAGTGAAGCTGAACAAGACCCCGGAGCAGGTGATCGAGACCTCGGTCGCCATGGTCGCACGCGCCCGCAACCAGATCGACGATGTCGAATGGTCGGCGGAAGACGGCACCCGCAGCGAGATGGACTTCCTGTGCCGCATCGTCGAGGCCGTGATCAAGGCCGGCGCCACCACGGTGAACATCCCCGACACCGTCGGCTACACGGTGCCGGAGGAATACACCCACTTCATGAAGACGCTGATCGAGCGCGTGCCGAATTCGGACAAGGCCGTGTTCTCCGTGCACTGCCACAACGACCTCGGCATGGCGGTGGCGAACTCGCTGGCCGGAATCGTCGGCGGCGCGCGCCAGGTGGAGTGCACCATCAACGGCATCGGCGAGCGCGCCGGCAACGCCGCGCTCGAAGAGATCGTGATGGCGATCAACGTGCGCAACGACAAATTCCCCTACTGGAACAAGATCGACACCACGCAGCTCACCCGGGCCTCGAAGGTGGTGTCGGCGGCGACCTCGTTTCCCGTCCAGTACAACAAGGCCATCGTCGGCCGGAACGCGTTCGCGCATGAGAGCGGCATCCACCAGGACGGCGTGCTGAAGGACGCCTCCACCTACGAGATCATGCGGCCCGAGATGGTCGGCCTGAAGCAGTCCTCGCTGGTGCTGGGCAAGCATTCCGGCCGCCATGCCTTCGTGCACAAGCTGGAGGAGATGGGCTACAAGCTCGGCCCGAACCAGCTGGAAGACGCCTTCACGCGGATGAAGGCGCTTGCCGACCGCAAGAAGGACATCTACGACGAGGACATCGAGGCGCTGGTCGACGAGGAGATGGCGGCCTCGCACGACCGCATCAAGCTGACCTCGCTGACGGTGATCGCGGGCACGCACGGCCCGCAGCGCGCGACCATGAAGCTGGACGTCGACGGCCAGATAAAGATCGAGGAGGCCGAGGGCAATGGCCCGGTCGACGCGGTGTTCAACTGCATCAAGCGCCTGGTGCCGCACGAGGCCAAGCTCGAGCTGTATCAGGTGCACGCGGTGACCGAAGGCACCGACGCGCAGGCCGAGGTCTCGGTGCGGCTGTCGCATGACGGCCGCTCGATGACGGCGCGCGCAGCGGATCCGGATACGCTGGTGGCCTCGGCCAAGGCCTATCTCGGCGCGCTCAACAAGATCGTCATGAAGCGCCAGCGCGACACGGTGACGACGGCGGCGGCCAGCTGA
- a CDS encoding SMP-30/gluconolactonase/LRE family protein yields the protein MTRQEARDEEQRDRDAALSRRTLVQGLAISAATIAGAGSALAQTGPAAPPTTITTPPRDFGPNGAPTTYFWDPDIIAVDPSFNDLAQPNTAIKRLYTGLLWAEGPAWSAQGRYLLWSDIPNNRQMRWTEDDGRVSVFRTPSNNSNGNSFDFQGRQLSCEHLTRRVTRYEHDGTATVLADSYQGKRLNSPNDIAAHPDGSYWFTDPPYGGQLYEGEPDVAGGPSNAAGKLNPRIGQPAGFVPGKRELPTNCYRIDPTGRIDLVVTEDQVPDPNGLCFSPDFKKLYVASTGKGPGDTGPGGKGEIFVFDVGSDNKLTNPKKFSDCVIDGVKCGPDGLRCDVNGNLWASSNAGRAVGYSGVTVWSPEGKLLGRIRLPEVCGNVCFGGPKRNRLFMAASQSLYAVYTATQGAGPG from the coding sequence ATGACACGCCAAGAGGCTCGTGACGAAGAGCAGCGTGACCGGGATGCTGCGCTTTCACGACGAACACTTGTCCAGGGGCTTGCAATCAGTGCGGCCACCATAGCCGGAGCCGGCTCCGCGCTGGCCCAGACCGGACCGGCCGCACCGCCGACCACGATCACCACACCGCCGCGCGATTTCGGCCCGAACGGCGCGCCGACCACCTATTTCTGGGACCCCGATATCATCGCGGTCGATCCCTCCTTCAACGATCTCGCGCAGCCCAACACCGCGATCAAGCGTCTCTACACCGGCCTGTTGTGGGCCGAAGGTCCGGCGTGGAGTGCGCAGGGCCGCTATCTGCTGTGGAGCGACATCCCCAACAACCGGCAGATGCGCTGGACCGAGGACGACGGCCGTGTGAGCGTATTCCGCACGCCCTCCAACAATTCCAACGGCAACTCATTCGACTTCCAGGGCCGCCAGCTTTCCTGCGAACACCTGACACGGCGGGTGACACGCTACGAGCATGACGGCACCGCGACCGTGCTCGCCGACTCCTACCAGGGCAAGCGGCTGAACTCGCCGAACGACATCGCCGCGCATCCCGACGGCAGCTACTGGTTCACCGATCCGCCCTATGGCGGCCAGCTCTACGAAGGCGAGCCCGACGTCGCGGGCGGTCCGAGCAATGCGGCCGGCAAGCTCAATCCGCGGATCGGCCAGCCCGCCGGCTTCGTGCCGGGCAAGCGGGAGCTGCCGACCAATTGTTATCGCATCGATCCCACGGGCCGCATCGACCTCGTCGTCACCGAGGACCAGGTGCCCGATCCGAACGGCCTGTGCTTTTCCCCCGACTTCAAGAAGCTCTACGTCGCCTCGACCGGCAAGGGGCCGGGCGACACCGGCCCCGGCGGCAAGGGCGAGATCTTCGTGTTCGACGTCGGCAGCGACAACAAGCTCACCAACCCCAAGAAGTTCAGCGATTGCGTGATCGACGGCGTGAAGTGCGGACCGGACGGCCTGCGCTGCGACGTCAACGGCAATCTCTGGGCCTCCAGCAATGCCGGCCGCGCCGTCGGCTACAGCGGCGTCACAGTGTGGTCGCCGGAGGGCAAGCTGCTCGGCCGCATTCGACTCCCCGAGGTCTGCGGCAACGTCTGCTTCGGCGGCCCCAAGCGCAACCGCCTGTTCATGGCGGCGAGCCAGTCGCTCTACGCGGTCTACACGGCAACGCAGGGCGCCGGCCCGGGCTGA
- a CDS encoding NAD(P)/FAD-dependent oxidoreductase, which produces MRVVICGGGVIGACIAWFLRRRGIDVIVVERTEVAAAASGKAGGFLARDWCAGTPLDALARRSFALHAELASEIAGDWGYRPMSAYSGFVAPDGDARRNLLPTLAWLAKGVVIAQRIGTRETTAIVHPRKFTSAVMDAVLAQGGQLHHGRVTAIVRDADGVTARGVEVDGNVVEADAVVIAMGPWSLLAAQWMSLPAVYGQRSPSIVYDTGTDVPADALFLEYEDDGSAVSIEVFPRADGSTHITALSDIAPLPLDPASVTPDQDAIARLQAMSERLSPLFSSANIIARQACFRPVTQDGLPLIGKVPESNGLYVATGHNVWGILNAPATGEALAQLIADGAAQIDLSPFDPARLSPLDPSLLHGR; this is translated from the coding sequence ATGCGCGTTGTGATCTGCGGCGGCGGCGTGATCGGGGCCTGCATTGCCTGGTTCCTCCGCCGCCGCGGCATCGACGTCATCGTCGTCGAGAGGACCGAGGTGGCCGCGGCCGCGTCGGGCAAGGCTGGCGGCTTCCTTGCGCGCGACTGGTGCGCCGGCACGCCGCTCGACGCGCTGGCCCGGCGCAGCTTTGCGCTTCACGCGGAACTGGCCAGCGAGATCGCGGGCGATTGGGGCTACCGCCCCATGTCCGCCTATAGCGGCTTCGTTGCCCCCGATGGCGACGCACGCAGGAATCTTCTCCCCACACTTGCCTGGCTCGCCAAGGGCGTCGTCATCGCCCAGCGCATCGGCACGCGCGAGACGACTGCGATCGTTCATCCGCGCAAGTTCACCTCCGCCGTGATGGACGCGGTGCTCGCGCAAGGCGGACAGCTCCATCACGGCCGCGTCACGGCGATCGTGCGCGATGCGGACGGCGTGACGGCGAGGGGTGTCGAGGTCGACGGCAACGTCGTCGAGGCCGACGCCGTCGTCATCGCCATGGGGCCATGGTCGCTGCTCGCCGCGCAATGGATGAGCCTGCCCGCCGTCTACGGCCAGCGCAGCCCGAGCATCGTGTACGACACCGGCACGGACGTGCCGGCCGACGCGCTCTTCCTCGAGTACGAGGATGACGGCAGCGCCGTGTCGATCGAGGTCTTCCCCCGCGCGGACGGCAGCACGCATATCACGGCCCTCTCCGACATCGCGCCGCTTCCGCTCGATCCCGCATCCGTGACGCCAGACCAGGACGCGATCGCGCGCCTGCAAGCGATGAGCGAGCGACTGTCGCCGCTGTTTTCCTCTGCGAACATCATCGCGCGGCAAGCATGCTTCCGCCCGGTGACGCAGGATGGCCTGCCGCTGATCGGCAAGGTGCCGGAGAGCAACGGCCTCTATGTTGCGACCGGACACAATGTCTGGGGCATCCTCAACGCGCCCGCCACCGGCGAGGCGCTCGCGCAGCTGATCGCCGATGGCGCCGCGCAGATCGACCTCTCGCCATTCGATCCCGCCCGGCTCAGTCCGCTCGATCCGTCGCTGCTGCACGGGCGCTGA
- a CDS encoding branched-chain amino acid ABC transporter permease yields the protein MRAFQILIDGFAISALYALGATGFTLIFGVSGVLNLSHGAIMVAAAVAAWAAASVLNVGTYAGALIGVGVALLTAFATYFAVVKPIQDSRRIPNEEKEIFVLTGTLLWGIMIQELIAYFFTNNAKTVLPIVEGVVEILGVRTPRNEIFTAIVCCLVIALLWLLVNRTRTGKAVLAASMNPRGVTLLGLELTNIYVVVWAIYGILAGIAGVLLGMFLGVSSYSVGPLTASAFSIVVLGGLGSVSGSLIAAFVVGYLETLTAYLVSPAYRTIPALLLLVVVMYVRPQGLLGRR from the coding sequence ATGCGAGCATTCCAGATCCTGATCGATGGCTTTGCCATCAGCGCGCTCTACGCCCTCGGTGCCACCGGTTTCACGCTGATCTTCGGCGTCTCCGGCGTGCTCAACCTCTCCCACGGTGCCATCATGGTGGCCGCAGCGGTGGCGGCCTGGGCCGCCGCCAGCGTGCTCAACGTCGGCACCTATGCCGGCGCGCTGATCGGGGTCGGCGTCGCCCTTCTCACCGCCTTCGCCACCTATTTCGCGGTGGTGAAGCCGATCCAGGATTCCCGGCGCATTCCCAATGAGGAGAAGGAGATCTTCGTCCTTACGGGAACGCTGCTCTGGGGCATCATGATCCAGGAACTGATCGCCTATTTCTTCACCAACAATGCCAAGACGGTGCTGCCGATCGTCGAGGGCGTGGTCGAGATCCTCGGCGTGCGCACGCCGCGCAACGAGATCTTCACGGCGATCGTCTGCTGTCTGGTCATCGCGCTGTTGTGGCTTTTGGTGAACCGCACCCGCACCGGCAAGGCGGTGCTGGCGGCGTCGATGAACCCGCGCGGCGTCACCCTGCTCGGGCTCGAGCTCACTAACATCTACGTCGTGGTCTGGGCGATCTATGGCATTCTAGCCGGCATTGCCGGTGTGCTGCTCGGCATGTTCCTGGGCGTCAGCTCCTACAGCGTCGGTCCGCTGACCGCGAGCGCGTTCTCGATCGTCGTGCTCGGCGGCCTCGGCAGCGTCTCCGGCTCACTGATCGCGGCCTTCGTGGTCGGTTATCTCGAGACGTTGACCGCCTATCTCGTCTCGCCGGCCTACCGCACCATCCCGGCCCTGCTGCTGCTCGTGGTCGTGATGTACGTCCGGCCCCAGGGCCTTCTGGGGAGGCGCTGA
- a CDS encoding branched-chain amino acid ABC transporter permease, with product MSNFFTSRLFFVSLALVLIAATLPLYVSGYVLGLLTVAFYFGVFAMAWDLLFGFAGEVNFGPTFLIGVGAYTAGILNAQLGWSVYLCIVLGALASVVAGLVLALPALRVRGPYFGLTTLVAVLMLQNFIVVFADLTGGEIGLTIPDVISIDAGTNYWIALGFMTISAAILYGLSQSPIGLVLQASGQDPVQAGALGFNIVKHKLAAFVVSAFFSGLSGALLVFYFGTASVGTVVDVAVGVNVIVAAVLGGRRTVLGAALGAIFLIVAGEFLRPTGELATFIVSAVALLVVLFFPGGFLGAALSREARS from the coding sequence ATGTCCAATTTCTTCACCTCGCGCCTCTTCTTCGTCTCGCTCGCGCTCGTCCTCATTGCAGCGACGCTGCCGCTCTATGTCTCCGGCTATGTGCTCGGCCTGCTCACGGTCGCGTTCTATTTCGGCGTGTTCGCTATGGCCTGGGATCTGCTGTTCGGCTTCGCGGGCGAAGTCAATTTCGGGCCGACCTTCCTGATCGGCGTCGGCGCCTACACTGCCGGCATTCTCAATGCCCAGTTGGGCTGGTCGGTTTATCTCTGCATCGTGCTGGGCGCGCTCGCCTCCGTCGTCGCCGGCCTCGTGCTGGCGCTGCCGGCGCTGCGCGTGCGCGGGCCCTATTTCGGCCTGACCACGCTGGTCGCGGTGCTGATGCTGCAAAACTTCATCGTGGTGTTCGCCGATCTCACCGGCGGCGAGATCGGGCTCACGATTCCCGACGTCATCAGCATCGATGCCGGCACGAACTACTGGATCGCGCTCGGCTTCATGACGATCTCGGCGGCGATCCTCTACGGCCTCTCGCAATCGCCGATCGGTCTCGTGCTGCAGGCCAGCGGCCAGGATCCGGTGCAGGCCGGCGCGCTCGGCTTCAACATCGTCAAGCACAAGCTCGCCGCCTTCGTCGTCAGTGCGTTCTTCTCCGGACTCTCGGGTGCGCTGCTGGTGTTCTACTTCGGCACCGCCTCGGTCGGCACCGTCGTCGACGTTGCCGTCGGCGTAAACGTCATCGTCGCGGCCGTGCTCGGCGGGCGGCGCACGGTGCTGGGCGCAGCGTTAGGGGCGATCTTCCTGATCGTTGCCGGCGAGTTCCTGCGTCCCACCGGCGAGCTCGCGACCTTCATCGTCTCTGCGGTTGCCCTCCTCGTGGTGCTGTTCTTCCCCGGTGGCTTCCTCGGAGCGGCCCTCTCGCGTGAGGCGCGCTCGTGA
- a CDS encoding ATP-binding cassette domain-containing protein, protein MDMRLSNRAVLEVRGLTKRFGGLTAVKNLGFDVNGGEIFGLIGPNGSGKSTAMKSVMGIERPTAGEVIFEGENVAGLPAHKIARKGFGMVFQHSRPLNRQTVLENILVALLPDSLFMLFPDKTLVERAKWIAERVGLGNVMNRRPPTLPFADLRRLELAKAIARDPKVVLVDEPFAGLTRAEVDIFSDLIRSFRDEGRAVMLVDHNVKSVAALVDRVLAMYLGEEIVTGKADEVMRNETVRRVYLGGAIETHARPETSFKDKAPLLQVENVSVFYGKAQALENVSIHVHEGEFVSVVGLNGAGKTTLFNTISGFPPYSGEIVRGGEKLRGTSPAKIARSGLVQCPESRELFGEMSVRENLDLGGQHLADDKRAAQLAWLFELFPILKERQGQMAQTLSGGEQQMLAIGRALMMQPQILILDEPTLGLAPVILEQLSKALTKLRQTTSITVLLGEQNVTFALPHADRVYVLEHARIVWEGDPGRFASEAGADFL, encoded by the coding sequence ATGGATATGAGGCTATCAAACCGGGCCGTGCTCGAAGTCCGCGGCCTCACAAAGCGATTTGGCGGCCTGACGGCCGTGAAGAACCTTGGTTTCGACGTCAACGGTGGCGAGATTTTTGGCCTGATCGGGCCGAACGGCTCCGGCAAGTCGACCGCGATGAAGAGCGTGATGGGGATCGAGCGCCCGACCGCCGGCGAGGTGATCTTCGAGGGCGAGAACGTCGCCGGGCTTCCCGCGCACAAGATCGCGCGCAAGGGCTTTGGCATGGTGTTCCAGCATTCGCGTCCGCTGAACCGGCAGACCGTGCTGGAGAACATTCTGGTCGCTCTGCTGCCGGACAGCCTGTTCATGCTGTTCCCCGACAAGACGCTGGTCGAACGCGCCAAATGGATCGCCGAGCGCGTCGGGCTCGGCAATGTGATGAACCGCCGCCCCCCGACGCTGCCCTTCGCCGACCTCCGCCGGCTCGAGCTCGCCAAGGCGATCGCGCGTGATCCCAAAGTCGTGCTGGTGGACGAGCCCTTCGCCGGGTTGACGCGCGCCGAGGTCGACATCTTCTCGGACCTGATCCGCAGCTTCCGCGACGAGGGGCGCGCGGTGATGCTGGTCGACCACAACGTCAAGAGTGTCGCCGCTCTCGTGGACCGCGTGCTCGCGATGTATCTCGGAGAGGAGATCGTCACCGGCAAGGCCGACGAGGTCATGAGGAACGAAACGGTGCGCCGGGTGTATCTCGGCGGCGCCATCGAGACTCACGCACGGCCCGAGACCAGCTTCAAAGACAAGGCGCCGCTGCTCCAGGTCGAGAACGTCAGCGTGTTCTACGGCAAGGCCCAGGCGCTGGAGAACGTCTCGATCCACGTGCACGAGGGCGAGTTCGTCTCCGTGGTCGGCCTCAACGGCGCCGGCAAGACCACGCTGTTCAACACCATCTCCGGCTTCCCGCCTTATAGTGGCGAGATCGTGCGCGGCGGCGAGAAGCTGCGCGGCACCAGCCCGGCGAAGATCGCGCGCAGCGGCCTCGTGCAGTGCCCGGAATCGCGTGAGCTGTTCGGCGAGATGAGCGTACGGGAAAACCTCGATCTCGGTGGCCAGCATCTTGCCGACGACAAGCGCGCCGCGCAGCTCGCCTGGCTGTTCGAGCTATTCCCGATCCTCAAGGAACGCCAGGGCCAGATGGCGCAGACGCTGTCGGGCGGCGAGCAGCAGATGCTCGCCATCGGCCGCGCCCTGATGATGCAGCCGCAGATCCTGATCCTGGACGAGCCGACGCTAGGCCTTGCGCCGGTCATCCTCGAGCAACTCTCCAAGGCGCTGACGAAGCTGCGGCAGACCACGTCGATCACCGTGCTGCTCGGCGAGCAGAACGTCACCTTCGCGCTGCCCCATGCCGACCGCGTCTATGTGCTGGAGCATGCACGGATCGTCTGGGAGGGCGATCCCGGCCGCTTCGCGAGCGAAGCCGGCGCCGATTTTCTCTGA